A segment of the Psilocybe cubensis strain MGC-MH-2018 chromosome 5, whole genome shotgun sequence genome:
ATGACATCCGCTCCCTTTTGAGCGATTTTAACGCTTCCTTCTTTAATCTTTGCTTCGATATGCTGACGATCTCCTTCTCTCAACTCAACAACTCCTAGGCCAGTGGTCACCAGCCCTGCGAACCTCTCGGATGATGCTCCAATAAAGTTGTGCACGTCGTTATAGTAGATGTATTTGTACCCAGTTCCCGTGGTGATAATTCCGAATCGCTGGCCAATTAAAAGAGACTGAGAAACAGCTGCTTCCAAGATGTTGATAGCAGGTTTCCTTGTGTTTTCGCGTAGAAGATGGGTCAAAGGATGGTTAGAGACTGAGATCAATGTTTTTATAGGGGTTCGAAATAATCGAGGATTGGACCTACAACAACAAACGAGGAAACCGTCATATCTTTCAATTAAACCCTTGTCTTGAATATCTGCAAAGCAGGCTGCTGCACTGAGAACGCCGGTGGTTGTATCGTTGATCGACGGTGGTGCATTACTTGGGCCAGTATAAAACTGAAGATGGACACCAGGAGGAGGTATGAGCACTTCACGGAGACCTGCAGTAACAGAAGCGGATGAATTGGGGTTTATCACCAGGAGTGAGATTGTAGAAATGGTGGACATGGCTGAGTATGGGTGAAAGAGTTGAAAGAGTTATTTTTCCAAGACATGACTGTTG
Coding sequences within it:
- a CDS encoding hypothetical protein (Uncharacterized protein C1F7.10) — protein: MSTISTISLLVINPNSSASVTAGLREVLIPPPGVHLQFYTGPSNAPPSINDTTTGVLSAAACFADIQDKGLIERYDGFLVCCFSNHPLTHLLRENTRKPAINILEAAVSQSLLIGQRFGIITTGTGYKYIYYNDVHNFIGASSERFAGLVTTGLGVVELREGDRQHIEAKIKEGSVKIAQKGADVIILGCAGMAGMEDLVQQGVVEVGLEPVRVVDGAKAGVQILAGLARLAT